The following proteins are co-located in the Sporolactobacillus pectinivorans genome:
- a CDS encoding chromate transporter, translating to MLQWQIFIAFFIPGILGYGGGPASIPLIENEVVGRFHWMTVTQFSNVLAFANSLPGPIAPQMAGYIGYQVGGVLGLLVALIATIAPSLILLMVLLRILYKFKDSPKVKWLTLLIRPIIVIMLGVMAWNFFAASEQASGWVPMILIGATSFVLLERFRIHPAFIIAGALLIGALFMG from the coding sequence ATGCTTCAATGGCAAATTTTCATTGCATTTTTTATTCCTGGAATCCTGGGTTACGGCGGCGGTCCGGCATCCATCCCTCTGATTGAAAACGAAGTCGTCGGGCGCTTCCACTGGATGACCGTCACTCAGTTCAGCAATGTTCTGGCGTTCGCAAACTCCCTGCCGGGCCCGATTGCGCCGCAGATGGCAGGCTATATTGGTTACCAGGTGGGCGGTGTTCTTGGTTTGCTTGTAGCCCTGATCGCAACGATCGCACCGTCACTGATCCTGCTGATGGTACTGCTGCGAATTTTATACAAGTTCAAAGATTCTCCCAAAGTCAAGTGGCTGACTCTTTTGATTCGGCCGATCATTGTCATTATGCTTGGCGTTATGGCCTGGAATTTTTTTGCTGCATCAGAACAGGCATCCGGCTGGGTCCCAATGATTCTGATCGGCGCGACCAGCTTTGTGCTTCTGGAGCGTTTTCGAATTCATCCCGCTTTTATCATCGCCGGTGCGCTGCTGATAGGCGCCCTCTTTATGGGATAA
- a CDS encoding nuclease-related domain-containing protein — MNVKEQFIPLRMLAARALLDHMPHGITARAPIEDEFARLQSGWRGEQNLAYHLETVTDPDTRIFYNLRQTALNHIFQMDTLLLNDTFALIMEVKNYSGTLLFESSCRQMIRTIGNRREGFSNPLIQVSRHRDMLTAWLADHWLSPIPIEPLVVITNTSTIIDSPGNLREVIGKVIHAEQSISKIDQIKARYQHSPSIGRTVPQIEQFLLQEHTDPPLDLLKKYNVDPADLQHGVRCPNCYLFAMGRAYANWICRRYG, encoded by the coding sequence TTGAATGTAAAAGAACAATTCATTCCGCTGCGGATGCTTGCTGCCCGCGCACTTCTCGATCATATGCCACATGGCATCACTGCCCGCGCCCCGATTGAAGATGAGTTCGCCAGGCTCCAGTCCGGCTGGCGCGGCGAGCAGAACCTCGCCTATCACCTTGAAACGGTCACGGACCCCGACACTCGAATTTTCTACAATCTTCGCCAGACGGCACTGAATCATATTTTCCAGATGGACACCCTGCTCCTAAACGACACATTCGCCCTGATCATGGAAGTCAAAAATTATTCTGGGACGCTCCTGTTTGAGTCCAGTTGCCGCCAAATGATCCGGACCATTGGCAACCGACGCGAAGGCTTTTCCAATCCATTGATTCAGGTGAGCCGTCATCGCGATATGCTCACCGCCTGGCTCGCCGATCACTGGCTGTCCCCGATTCCCATTGAGCCGCTCGTTGTCATCACCAACACCTCCACCATCATCGACAGCCCTGGTAACTTACGGGAAGTCATCGGAAAAGTCATCCATGCCGAGCAATCCATTTCCAAAATTGATCAGATTAAAGCGAGGTATCAGCACAGCCCGAGTATCGGAAGAACGGTGCCGCAGATCGAGCAGTTTCTGCTGCAAGAACACACTGACCCGCCGCTCGATCTTTTGAAGAAATATAATGTGGATCCTGCCGACTTGCAGCACGGTGTCCGCTGTCCCAACTGCTACCTCTTCGCCATGGGCCGCGCCTATGCCAACTGGATCTGCCGAAGGTACGGCTGA
- the spoIIID gene encoding sporulation transcriptional regulator SpoIIID translates to MHDYIKERTIKIGKHIVETKKTVRVIAKEFGVSKSTVHKDLTERLPNINPELANAVKNVLDYHKSIRHLRGGEATRLKYQKDSEKAVQS, encoded by the coding sequence GTGCACGATTACATCAAAGAGCGTACGATCAAGATTGGAAAGCATATCGTGGAGACAAAGAAAACGGTGCGGGTGATTGCCAAAGAGTTCGGGGTATCAAAAAGTACGGTTCACAAGGATCTGACGGAGAGGCTCCCCAACATCAATCCCGAACTCGCAAATGCCGTTAAAAATGTGCTCGATTATCACAAGTCCATCCGCCACCTGAGAGGAGGGGAAGCAACTCGGCTGAAATACCAGAAAGACTCTGAGAAAGCGGTGCAGTCCTGA
- a CDS encoding rod shape-determining protein, with protein MFSRDIGIDLGTANVLIYVKGQGIVLNEPSVIALDTETKQLLAVGEEARRMVGRTPGNIVALRPLRDGVIADFEITEMMLTHFIDKINVRGFLRKPRILICTPTHITSVEQKAIREAAERSGGKQVYLEEEPKVAAVGAGMDIFQPSGNMVIDIGGGTTDIAVLSMGDIVTSQSIKLAGDKFDQEILNYIKKRYKLLIGERTAEQIKIQVGTVFKNARDESMDIRGRDMVTGLPKTLTVHSNEIEEALADSIGTLVRAAKNVLETTPPELSADIIDRGVMLTGGGAQLHGIDQLLASELKVPVVVAENPMTCVVEGAGKMLEHLEKLPKRKAN; from the coding sequence GTGTTTTCAAGAGACATTGGAATAGATCTCGGAACAGCAAATGTTCTTATTTACGTAAAAGGCCAGGGCATCGTTTTGAATGAGCCTTCAGTTATTGCACTGGATACAGAAACGAAACAGTTGCTTGCCGTCGGTGAAGAGGCGCGGCGCATGGTGGGACGTACACCGGGCAACATTGTTGCCCTGCGCCCGCTCCGTGACGGTGTAATCGCAGATTTTGAAATTACTGAGATGATGCTGACTCATTTTATTGATAAAATCAATGTCAGAGGCTTTCTGAGAAAACCGAGGATTCTGATCTGTACGCCGACGCACATTACTTCGGTTGAGCAGAAAGCGATCCGTGAAGCCGCCGAACGCAGCGGCGGAAAACAGGTTTATCTCGAAGAAGAGCCGAAAGTTGCCGCAGTCGGCGCCGGTATGGATATTTTTCAACCGAGTGGCAATATGGTTATTGATATCGGTGGCGGGACGACAGACATCGCTGTTTTGTCCATGGGGGATATCGTGACTTCCCAATCGATTAAACTGGCAGGCGACAAGTTCGATCAGGAAATTCTGAACTATATCAAGAAAAGATACAAACTGCTGATCGGTGAACGGACGGCGGAACAAATTAAGATTCAGGTGGGAACGGTCTTTAAAAATGCCCGTGACGAAAGCATGGATATCCGTGGTCGCGATATGGTTACCGGACTGCCGAAAACGTTAACGGTTCATTCCAATGAAATTGAGGAAGCGCTGGCTGATTCGATCGGTACACTGGTACGGGCCGCGAAAAATGTGCTTGAAACAACGCCGCCGGAACTGTCTGCGGACATCATTGACCGCGGCGTCATGCTGACGGGCGGCGGTGCCCAGCTTCACGGCATCGATCAGCTGCTTGCCAGCGAATTGAAGGTCCCTGTCGTTGTCGCCGAGAATCCGATGACCTGTGTTGTGGAAGGCGCCGGAAAAATGCTTGAACATCTGGAAAAACTGCCAAAGCGCAAAGCCAATTAA
- a CDS encoding flagellar hook-basal body protein, translating into MIRGLYTSETGMLSQERLMNMLSNNLNNVDTPGYKQDQGELRTFPEMLISRIGGDAPSPSTVGDLSTGVYMDETVPDFSQGTITQTGKSTDIALSTSQLPVNPRTGAQEGALLFNVRTPAGAIRYTRDGHFTLSPAGQLTDDNGDAVLNTAGQPIQLPSDQFQVAGNGTILVNGTPAGQIGVSYAANTNQLVQQGGGLFMLNGAGNLPAAAGQANVSYQLKQGFMEGSNVSADQTMTDMMEAYRTFEANQKVMQIEDQTLDKAASQVGQVSGN; encoded by the coding sequence ATGATCAGAGGACTCTATACATCAGAAACAGGTATGTTGTCGCAGGAGCGGCTTATGAATATGCTGTCGAACAACTTGAACAACGTGGACACACCAGGCTATAAACAGGATCAAGGCGAATTGAGGACATTTCCCGAAATGCTGATCAGCCGGATCGGGGGTGATGCACCATCACCGTCGACAGTCGGTGATCTCTCAACGGGCGTTTACATGGACGAGACAGTTCCTGATTTCTCTCAGGGAACAATCACGCAGACCGGCAAGTCAACTGATATTGCTTTGTCTACTTCTCAGTTGCCGGTCAATCCGCGCACTGGTGCTCAGGAGGGGGCGCTGCTCTTTAATGTGCGAACCCCTGCAGGAGCGATCCGCTACACAAGAGACGGGCACTTCACGCTCAGCCCGGCCGGCCAGTTGACTGATGACAACGGCGATGCAGTGCTCAATACAGCAGGTCAGCCGATCCAGTTGCCTTCCGACCAGTTTCAGGTGGCAGGCAACGGTACGATTTTGGTCAATGGCACCCCTGCCGGACAAATCGGAGTCAGTTACGCAGCCAATACCAATCAACTGGTGCAGCAGGGCGGCGGGCTTTTCATGCTGAACGGTGCTGGGAATCTTCCGGCCGCTGCCGGACAGGCAAATGTCAGCTATCAGCTGAAGCAGGGCTTCATGGAAGGATCCAATGTTTCAGCGGATCAAACGATGACGGATATGATGGAAGCATACCGTACGTTTGAAGCCAATCAGAAAGTGATGCAGATCGAGGATCAGACGCTTGACAAGGCAGCCAGCCAGGTTGGTCAGGTCAGTGGCAACTGA
- a CDS encoding flagellar hook-basal body protein: MERQMMATAVTMGQIQQQLATVADNIANIDTTGYKSRDAEFSDLLFQNIRNMNPNVDQTDRANRLTPSGIRSGSGARVGDTQINMSMGTLQQTGNPLDLALTNDHQLFMVGLTGANGQMTTAYTRAGAFNAQIDPQNPNRLRLMTKSGQPVLNQNGQAIYLPAGYTNLQISGNGTITATMPNGRSINAGRLGRVTVSRPQLLESQGNDLYTLPNLGPLGVGLNQVIQPVAAGNTSVVQGELENSNVDLTQEMTNLINLQNDYQLNAKSITLSDQMSGLVNSLIQ, from the coding sequence ATGGAACGGCAAATGATGGCGACAGCAGTTACTATGGGACAGATCCAGCAGCAGCTGGCAACGGTTGCGGACAATATAGCTAACATCGATACGACCGGTTATAAGAGCCGTGACGCGGAATTCAGTGATCTGCTTTTTCAGAATATCAGGAATATGAATCCGAACGTCGATCAGACCGATCGCGCCAACCGGTTGACGCCGTCAGGCATTCGTTCAGGATCCGGTGCACGGGTAGGCGATACACAGATTAATATGTCAATGGGTACTCTGCAGCAAACCGGAAATCCGCTTGATCTTGCCCTAACAAATGACCACCAACTTTTCATGGTCGGCCTGACGGGCGCAAACGGCCAGATGACCACGGCTTATACACGTGCAGGCGCGTTCAATGCCCAGATCGATCCGCAGAATCCGAACCGGCTCCGGTTGATGACAAAAAGCGGCCAGCCTGTGCTGAACCAGAACGGTCAAGCAATTTATCTGCCCGCCGGCTACACAAATCTTCAGATCAGCGGCAATGGTACAATCACGGCTACAATGCCGAATGGCCGGTCGATTAACGCCGGCCGATTGGGCCGCGTGACCGTCAGCCGGCCGCAGCTTCTTGAGAGCCAGGGCAATGATCTGTATACGTTGCCGAACCTTGGTCCGCTCGGCGTCGGCCTGAATCAGGTGATACAACCGGTTGCGGCAGGCAACACTTCAGTCGTTCAGGGTGAACTGGAAAATTCAAACGTTGACCTGACTCAGGAAATGACTAACCTGATTAATCTGCAAAATGACTACCAGCTGAATGCCAAATCCATTACATTGAGCGATCAAATGTCGGGACTGGTCAACAGCCTGATCCAGTGA
- a CDS encoding DNA-directed RNA polymerase subunit beta, whose translation MMVNHTNAEDKTKNRLAQIGETRESIRRAAREAKKAQKGQQEEKPPYNPFFNYHKRRFPIWKRLILLIGLCVFALVAGAMFGYGALGHGNPFAVFNPVTWRHILDFFKTN comes from the coding sequence ATGATGGTGAATCATACAAACGCTGAAGATAAAACTAAAAATAGATTGGCCCAGATCGGGGAGACACGGGAATCCATCCGCCGCGCCGCGCGCGAAGCTAAGAAAGCGCAAAAGGGACAGCAGGAAGAGAAGCCGCCTTACAATCCCTTCTTTAACTATCACAAGCGGCGTTTTCCAATCTGGAAGCGCCTGATTTTGCTGATCGGTCTTTGCGTTTTTGCACTTGTCGCCGGAGCAATGTTTGGCTATGGAGCACTTGGCCATGGCAATCCGTTCGCTGTCTTTAATCCGGTGACTTGGCGGCACATTCTCGACTTTTTCAAAACTAATTAA
- the fabZ gene encoding 3-hydroxyacyl-ACP dehydratase FabZ codes for MLSIDEIKKILPHRYPFLLVDRVLEVEDGKRAVGIKNVSVNEPFFTGHFPDYPVMPGVLIVEALAQVSGIAVLHQGAAKNMLTLYAGIDKCRFKRQVRPGDQLRLESEILRFRSGFAKAKGVATVDGEVACEAEMMFALKEAE; via the coding sequence ATGTTATCAATTGATGAAATAAAAAAAATACTGCCCCACCGCTATCCGTTCCTGCTTGTCGACCGCGTGCTTGAAGTCGAAGACGGGAAACGGGCGGTCGGCATTAAAAATGTTTCGGTCAATGAACCGTTTTTTACTGGACATTTTCCGGATTATCCGGTGATGCCCGGTGTGCTGATTGTTGAGGCACTTGCTCAAGTCAGCGGCATTGCTGTCCTTCATCAGGGGGCAGCCAAAAATATGCTGACGCTGTATGCTGGCATCGATAAATGCCGCTTTAAGCGGCAGGTGCGTCCGGGAGACCAACTCCGGCTCGAATCGGAAATTCTTCGCTTCCGTTCCGGTTTTGCCAAAGCCAAGGGCGTGGCGACCGTTGACGGTGAAGTCGCCTGCGAGGCTGAGATGATGTTTGCTTTGAAAGAAGCGGAGTAA